In Candidatus Bathyarchaeota archaeon, the genomic window ATAATAAGCTGTGGAGTAATAAACGTCTGAAGGATTGATCATTTTCATATAATTTCGAGCGCTTTCAATCGTCTTAAAACCTTTATGTCTGACCATTATACCTTTCTTAAAAAGCAGGAATCCGAACTCCCTATTATCTATGCATTCAGGAGCTCTTATTTTGCCAAAATTTTTTTCGTAATATTCCGAAAATTTATTTTTTAAAAATGAAGTTACACTTTGCATATCGCTCAAATTTGGTCTCCTTAATAAAGTCTACAAATTAATCATTGATTAGTCAGATTTTTTGTTCCTCTCTTTATTACTGGTTAAATGATTCAGCTTAAGATCATAATATGAAATTGGATGTTTAATTCCTTTACATGTCTCATCAGGATTGATACATAAGCCATGGGTTTTCAGAGTATCGCATTTTGGCGGTGTATATTTTATCCTGCCCCCTTTCATTCCTGCAATATGCTCAATTTGATATAATGCCTTCTTCTCATCAAAATCCATGACTTCTTCAAAAATTTTGAGTACTTTATTCTCATCTAAACCAATATTTATCAGAAAAGACGTTAAAGTAAATCTGCCCATGTGAGATAGATTTCCTCCTGACCTCAAGGTTTCGTTTAGACTCTTTATACAAGGAGGAAACGCATCTATGTTCATTTCTTCTGCTTTGAACTTTTTATAAATAGTACTTTGCAAATTCTTTGTGATTTCTTTTATCTCGTTAACTGTAGGTTGCAGCGAAGTTATCCCAACTCTTTTTTTCTTTAGATTCTCAAGAATTCTTCTTCTAACTTCTTCCTGTAAAAGTCTACAAATCTCCAGTCTTGAAATACTGACATATCCTTGAGAGAAATTTCTATTAACAAGTTTCCATCTGCTATCGATCATAGAGATTGAATTTCTTAGATAATCATTAAAAAATAACTCATAACTGTAAAGATTTTTGTTTAGATTATTTGTCTTCCTTAGATTCCACTTGAACGTCTTTTCAGCTATATCTATCACTTTATTGAAGTCAGATTCATTCCTTAAGATTTTTTGTGCTCTTTTGGATTCAGCTAGCGCATATCTATTTTTAACTCTTTCATTATCTACAAGATTAACTATCGCAAGCGCTATTGAAAAAGCTAGGAGCTCTACTTCATCATTTGTCCACTCGGGTCGAATCTCTGTATATTCCAGTCCTTCTTTAATTCTATTTTTGGCTCTGTTGATAATCTCAGCATATTCTATATTTTCTAATTCATCAATTTCTAAGCCTAGGTCCTTAACGTACTTTACTGCTTCATCTATGAAAGGATATTTTACAAAGTCTTTCTTTGTGAACATTTTCGATTTTTTACTCTACCTCTATTCTTGGAGCTAAATAATAAATCAAATTACCTTTATCAGGAATTTCGAATTCAATCTTTATTGGCATATTTGTTGAAAATTCTACCATCGCGGTCTCTGATAATAAAGATCCTGC contains:
- a CDS encoding DNA primase large subunit PriL, with translation MFTKKDFVKYPFIDEAVKYVKDLGLEIDELENIEYAEIINRAKNRIKEGLEYTEIRPEWTNDEVELLAFSIALAIVNLVDNERVKNRYALAESKRAQKILRNESDFNKVIDIAEKTFKWNLRKTNNLNKNLYSYELFFNDYLRNSISMIDSRWKLVNRNFSQGYVSISRLEICRLLQEEVRRRILENLKKKRVGITSLQPTVNEIKEITKNLQSTIYKKFKAEEMNIDAFPPCIKSLNETLRSGGNLSHMGRFTLTSFLINIGLDENKVLKIFEEVMDFDEKKALYQIEHIAGMKGGRIKYTPPKCDTLKTHGLCINPDETCKGIKHPISYYDLKLNHLTSNKERNKKSD